In a single window of the Balaenoptera acutorostrata chromosome 3, mBalAcu1.1, whole genome shotgun sequence genome:
- the TYRO3 gene encoding tyrosine-protein kinase receptor TYRO3 isoform X1 — protein MALRRSMGRSGLPPLPLPPPPPPPPSPLLLLLAGLTALLLPEPAAAGLKLMGAPVKLTVSQGQPVKLNCSVEGMEEPEIQWVKDGAVVQSVDQVYIPVSEQHWIGFLSLKSVERSDAGRYWCQVEDGGETETSQPVWLTVEGVPFFTVEPKDLAVPPNAPFQLFCEAVGPPEPVTIVWWRGGTKVGGPAPSPSILNVTGVTQSTVFSCEAHNVKGLASSRPATVRLQALPAAPFNITVTKLSSSNASVAWTPGADGQALLQSCTVQVTQAPGGWEVLAVVVPVPPFTCLLRDLAPATNYSLRVRCANALGPSPYADWVPFRTKGLAPASAPQNLRAIHTDSGLILEWEEVIPEGPLEGPLGPYKLSWAQDNGTQGELTVEGTRANLTGWDPQKDLIVRVCVSSAVGCGPWSQPLVVSSHDHAGQQRAPHSRTSWVPVVLGVLTALVTAAALALILLRKRRKETRFGQAFDTVMARGEPAVHFRAARSFNRERPERIEATLDSLGISDELKDKLEDVLIPEQQFTLGRMLGKGEFGSVREAQLKQEDGSFVKVAVKMLKADIIASSDIEEFLREAACMKEFDHPHVAKLVGVSLRSRAKGRLPIPMVILPFMKHGDLHAFLLASRIGENPFNLPLQTLVRFMVDIACGMEYLSSRNFIHRDLAARNCMLAEDMTVCVADFGLSRKIYSGDYYRQGCASKLPVKWLALESLADNLYTVQSDVWAFGVTMWEIMTRGQTPYAGIENAEIYNYLIGGNRLKQPPECMEDVYELMYQCWSADPKQRPSFTCLRMELENVLGRLSVLSASQDPLYINLEGAQESAEGGNLELPGGDPASSGAGDGSGPGAMGGTPSDCRYILSPGGLAERPGQEEQQPDSPVSESQRLLLLQQGLLPHSSC, from the exons ATGGCGCTGAGGCGGAGCATGGGGCGGTCGGGGCTcccgccgctgccgctgccgccgccgccgccgccgccaccgtcgccgctgctgctgctgctggcggGTCTGACCGCTCTGCTGCTCCCCGAGCCCGCGGCCGCAG GCCTGAAGCTCATGGGAGCCCCAGTGAAGCTGACGGTGTCTCAGGGGCAGCCGGTGAAGCTCAACTGCAGCGTGGAGGGGATGGAGGAGCCTGAGATACAGTGGGTGAAGGACGGGGCTGTGGTCCAGAGCGTGGATCAGGTGTACATCCCAGTCAGTGAGCAGCACTGGATTGGCTTCCTCAG CCTGAAGTCAGTGGAGCGCTCTGATGCGGGCCGGTACTGGTGCCAGGTGGAGGATGGGGGCGAAACTGAGACCTCCCAGCCAGTGTGGCTCACGGTAGAAG GTGTGCCATTTTTCACTGTGGAGCCAAAAGATCTGGCAGTGCCACCCAATGCCCCTTTCCAACTGTTTTGTGAGGCCGTGGGTCCCCCAGAACCTGTTACCATTGTCTGGTGGAGAGGAGGCACGAAGGTTGGGGGACCTGCTCCCTCTCCTTCCATTTTAAATGTAACAG GGGTGACCCAGAGCACCGTGTTCTCCTGTGAAGCCCACAACGTAAAAGGCCTGGCCTCTTCTCGCCCAGCCACTGTTCGTCTTCAAG CACTGCCTGCAGCCCCCTTCAACATCACAGTGACGAAGCTCTCCAGCAGCAATGCTAGTGTGGCCTGGACGCCAGGTGCCGATGGCCAAGCCCTGCTCCAATCCTGTACGGTCCAG gTGACTCAGGCCCCAGGAGGCTGGGAGGTCCTGGCTGTTGTGGTCCCTGTGCCACCTTTTACCTGCCTGCTCCGGGACCTGGCACCTGCCACCAACTATAGCCTCAGGGTTCGCTGTGCCAATGCCTTGGGGCCTTCTCCATATGCTGACTGGGTGCCCTTTCGGACAAAGGGTCTAG CCCCAGCCAGTGCTCCCCAGAACCTCCGTGCCATCCACACAGACTCAGGCCTCATCCTGGAGTGGGAAGAAGTGATCCCTGAAGGTCCTTTAGAAGGCCCTCTGGGACCCTATAAACTGTCCTGGGCTCAAGACAACGGAACCCAG GGTGAGCTGACAGTGGAGGGGACCAGGGCCAACCTGACGGGCTGGGATCCCCAGAAGGACCtgattgtgcgtgtgtgtgtctccaGTGCAGTTGGCTGTGGGCCCTGGAGTCAGCCGCTGGTGGTCTCTTCTCATGACCATGCAG GCCAGCAGCGTGCTCCCCACAGCCGCACATCCTGGGTGCCTGTGGTCCTGGGTGTGCTGACAGCCCTGGTGACGGCTGCTGCCCTGGCCCTCATCCTGCTTCGAAAGAGACGGAAGGAGACACGGTTTGG GCAAGCCTTTGACACTGTCATGGCCCGGGGGGAGCCGGCAGTTCATTTCCGGGCAGCACGATCCTTCAATCGGGAAAGGCCCGAGCGCATCGAGGCCACAC TGGACAGCTTGGGCATCAGTGATGAGCTGAAGGACAAACTGGAGGATGTGCTCATCCCAGAGCAGCAGTTCACCCTGGGTCGGATGTTGGGCAAAG GAGAGTTTGGTTCAGTGAGGGAGGCCCAGTTGAAGCAGGAGGATGGCTCCTTTGTGAAAGTGGCTGTAAAGATGCTGAAAG cTGACATAATTGCCTCAAGCGACATTGAAGAGTTCCTCAGGGAAGCGGCTTGCATGAAGGAGTTTGACCACCCACATGTGGCCAAGCTTGTTG GGGTGAGCCTCCGGAGCAGGGCCAAAGGCCGTCTCCCCATCCCCATGGTCATCCTGCCTTTCATGAAGCACGGGGACCTGCACGCCTTCCTGCTCGCCTCCCGGATTGGGGAGAACCCCTTT AACCTGCCCCTGCAGACCCTGGTTCGGTTCATGGTGGACATTGCCTGTGGCATGGAGTACCTGAGCTCCCGGAACTTTATCCACCGAGACCTGGCTGCTCGGAACTGCAT gctggcagaagacatgaCGGTGTGCGTGGCCGACTTTGGACTCTCCCGGAAGATCTATAGTGGGGACTACTaccgtcagggctgtgcctccaAACTGCCCGTCAAGTGGCTGGCCCTGGAGAGCCTGGCTGACAACTTGTATACTGTGCAGAGTGACGTG TGGGCCTTCGGGGTGACCATGTGGGAGATCATGACTCGTGGGCAGACGCCGTACGCTGGCATTGAGAACGCTGAGATTTACAACTACCTCATCGGCGGGAACCGCCTGAAACAGCCTCCGGAGTGTATGGAGGACGT GTATGAGCTCATGTACCAGTGCTGGAGCGCCGACCCCAAGCAGCGCCCGAGCTTCACATGTCTGCGAATGGAGCTGGAGAATGTCCTGGGCCGCCTGTCTGTGCTCTCCGCCAGCCAGGACCCCTTGTATATCAACCTTGAGGGAGCCCAGGAGTCTGCTGAGGGAGGCAACCTGGAGCTGCCTGGCGGGGACCCGGCCAGCAGCGGGGCTGGGGATGGCAGTGGCCCGGGGGCCATGGGGGGCACCCCCAGTGACTGTCGGTACATCCTCAGCCCCGGGGGGCTGGCTGAGCGGCCTGGGCAGGAGGAGCAACAGCCAGACAGCCCCGTCAGTGAGTCCcagaggctgctgctgctgcagcaagGGCTACTGCCCCACAGTAGCTGTTAG
- the TYRO3 gene encoding tyrosine-protein kinase receptor TYRO3 isoform X2 produces MALRRSMGRSGLPPLPLPPPPPPPPSPLLLLLAGLTALLLPEPAAAGLKLMGAPVKLTVSQGQPVKLNCSVEGMEEPEIQWVKDGAVVQSVDQVYIPVSEQHWIGFLSLKSVERSDAGRYWCQVEDGGETETSQPVWLTVEGVTQSTVFSCEAHNVKGLASSRPATVRLQALPAAPFNITVTKLSSSNASVAWTPGADGQALLQSCTVQVTQAPGGWEVLAVVVPVPPFTCLLRDLAPATNYSLRVRCANALGPSPYADWVPFRTKGLAPASAPQNLRAIHTDSGLILEWEEVIPEGPLEGPLGPYKLSWAQDNGTQGELTVEGTRANLTGWDPQKDLIVRVCVSSAVGCGPWSQPLVVSSHDHAGQQRAPHSRTSWVPVVLGVLTALVTAAALALILLRKRRKETRFGQAFDTVMARGEPAVHFRAARSFNRERPERIEATLDSLGISDELKDKLEDVLIPEQQFTLGRMLGKGEFGSVREAQLKQEDGSFVKVAVKMLKADIIASSDIEEFLREAACMKEFDHPHVAKLVGVSLRSRAKGRLPIPMVILPFMKHGDLHAFLLASRIGENPFNLPLQTLVRFMVDIACGMEYLSSRNFIHRDLAARNCMLAEDMTVCVADFGLSRKIYSGDYYRQGCASKLPVKWLALESLADNLYTVQSDVWAFGVTMWEIMTRGQTPYAGIENAEIYNYLIGGNRLKQPPECMEDVYELMYQCWSADPKQRPSFTCLRMELENVLGRLSVLSASQDPLYINLEGAQESAEGGNLELPGGDPASSGAGDGSGPGAMGGTPSDCRYILSPGGLAERPGQEEQQPDSPVSESQRLLLLQQGLLPHSSC; encoded by the exons ATGGCGCTGAGGCGGAGCATGGGGCGGTCGGGGCTcccgccgctgccgctgccgccgccgccgccgccgccaccgtcgccgctgctgctgctgctggcggGTCTGACCGCTCTGCTGCTCCCCGAGCCCGCGGCCGCAG GCCTGAAGCTCATGGGAGCCCCAGTGAAGCTGACGGTGTCTCAGGGGCAGCCGGTGAAGCTCAACTGCAGCGTGGAGGGGATGGAGGAGCCTGAGATACAGTGGGTGAAGGACGGGGCTGTGGTCCAGAGCGTGGATCAGGTGTACATCCCAGTCAGTGAGCAGCACTGGATTGGCTTCCTCAG CCTGAAGTCAGTGGAGCGCTCTGATGCGGGCCGGTACTGGTGCCAGGTGGAGGATGGGGGCGAAACTGAGACCTCCCAGCCAGTGTGGCTCACGGTAGAAG GGGTGACCCAGAGCACCGTGTTCTCCTGTGAAGCCCACAACGTAAAAGGCCTGGCCTCTTCTCGCCCAGCCACTGTTCGTCTTCAAG CACTGCCTGCAGCCCCCTTCAACATCACAGTGACGAAGCTCTCCAGCAGCAATGCTAGTGTGGCCTGGACGCCAGGTGCCGATGGCCAAGCCCTGCTCCAATCCTGTACGGTCCAG gTGACTCAGGCCCCAGGAGGCTGGGAGGTCCTGGCTGTTGTGGTCCCTGTGCCACCTTTTACCTGCCTGCTCCGGGACCTGGCACCTGCCACCAACTATAGCCTCAGGGTTCGCTGTGCCAATGCCTTGGGGCCTTCTCCATATGCTGACTGGGTGCCCTTTCGGACAAAGGGTCTAG CCCCAGCCAGTGCTCCCCAGAACCTCCGTGCCATCCACACAGACTCAGGCCTCATCCTGGAGTGGGAAGAAGTGATCCCTGAAGGTCCTTTAGAAGGCCCTCTGGGACCCTATAAACTGTCCTGGGCTCAAGACAACGGAACCCAG GGTGAGCTGACAGTGGAGGGGACCAGGGCCAACCTGACGGGCTGGGATCCCCAGAAGGACCtgattgtgcgtgtgtgtgtctccaGTGCAGTTGGCTGTGGGCCCTGGAGTCAGCCGCTGGTGGTCTCTTCTCATGACCATGCAG GCCAGCAGCGTGCTCCCCACAGCCGCACATCCTGGGTGCCTGTGGTCCTGGGTGTGCTGACAGCCCTGGTGACGGCTGCTGCCCTGGCCCTCATCCTGCTTCGAAAGAGACGGAAGGAGACACGGTTTGG GCAAGCCTTTGACACTGTCATGGCCCGGGGGGAGCCGGCAGTTCATTTCCGGGCAGCACGATCCTTCAATCGGGAAAGGCCCGAGCGCATCGAGGCCACAC TGGACAGCTTGGGCATCAGTGATGAGCTGAAGGACAAACTGGAGGATGTGCTCATCCCAGAGCAGCAGTTCACCCTGGGTCGGATGTTGGGCAAAG GAGAGTTTGGTTCAGTGAGGGAGGCCCAGTTGAAGCAGGAGGATGGCTCCTTTGTGAAAGTGGCTGTAAAGATGCTGAAAG cTGACATAATTGCCTCAAGCGACATTGAAGAGTTCCTCAGGGAAGCGGCTTGCATGAAGGAGTTTGACCACCCACATGTGGCCAAGCTTGTTG GGGTGAGCCTCCGGAGCAGGGCCAAAGGCCGTCTCCCCATCCCCATGGTCATCCTGCCTTTCATGAAGCACGGGGACCTGCACGCCTTCCTGCTCGCCTCCCGGATTGGGGAGAACCCCTTT AACCTGCCCCTGCAGACCCTGGTTCGGTTCATGGTGGACATTGCCTGTGGCATGGAGTACCTGAGCTCCCGGAACTTTATCCACCGAGACCTGGCTGCTCGGAACTGCAT gctggcagaagacatgaCGGTGTGCGTGGCCGACTTTGGACTCTCCCGGAAGATCTATAGTGGGGACTACTaccgtcagggctgtgcctccaAACTGCCCGTCAAGTGGCTGGCCCTGGAGAGCCTGGCTGACAACTTGTATACTGTGCAGAGTGACGTG TGGGCCTTCGGGGTGACCATGTGGGAGATCATGACTCGTGGGCAGACGCCGTACGCTGGCATTGAGAACGCTGAGATTTACAACTACCTCATCGGCGGGAACCGCCTGAAACAGCCTCCGGAGTGTATGGAGGACGT GTATGAGCTCATGTACCAGTGCTGGAGCGCCGACCCCAAGCAGCGCCCGAGCTTCACATGTCTGCGAATGGAGCTGGAGAATGTCCTGGGCCGCCTGTCTGTGCTCTCCGCCAGCCAGGACCCCTTGTATATCAACCTTGAGGGAGCCCAGGAGTCTGCTGAGGGAGGCAACCTGGAGCTGCCTGGCGGGGACCCGGCCAGCAGCGGGGCTGGGGATGGCAGTGGCCCGGGGGCCATGGGGGGCACCCCCAGTGACTGTCGGTACATCCTCAGCCCCGGGGGGCTGGCTGAGCGGCCTGGGCAGGAGGAGCAACAGCCAGACAGCCCCGTCAGTGAGTCCcagaggctgctgctgctgcagcaagGGCTACTGCCCCACAGTAGCTGTTAG